The following are encoded in a window of Narcine bancroftii isolate sNarBan1 chromosome 2, sNarBan1.hap1, whole genome shotgun sequence genomic DNA:
- the LOC138754647 gene encoding zinc-binding protein A33-like isoform X2, translating into MEEVFRSQNAEEANMLKLKKMAESLGHNIAAEFTSLHQFLNDEEQQMKGRLREDVEKISHQLRENLQRITEKRASIECTIVEIQERLNVQETAFLADVKSLIERSYVKFKKPAEVPLNLLLGEFAGPLQFIIWRRMFNVISPVPAVLTLEPSTAHPELLISDDLRSVRLSDTWQELPDNPERFDDCVSVLSAQGFDSGRHYWQVEVGNKTMWDVGLAKESVNRKGNIILSPEDGFWTIWLRNGNEYEALSTPSAFLSLRTKPKTIGVFLDYEKGQVSFYNADDMSVIYTFTDCFSERLFPYFSPGEGDGGKNTEPLKLCGLRL; encoded by the exons AAAATGGCGGAGAGCTTGGGCCACAACATAGCTGCTGAGTTCACCTCCCTGCATCAGTTCCTCAACGACGAGGAGCAGCAGATGAAGGGGAGGCTGAGGGAAGATGTGGAGAAGATCTCACATCAACTGAGGGAAAACCTGCAGAGGATCACCGAGAAGCGGGCGTCCATCGAGTGCACCATCGTGGAGATCCAGGAGCGGCTGAACGTGCAGGAGACGGCCTTCCTCGCG GACGTTAAGTCCCTGATCGAGAG GTCCTACGTGAAGTTTAAGAAACCGGCAGAGGTTCCACTAAATCTGCTGCTTGGCGAGTTTGCCGGACCGTTGCAGTTCATCATATGGAGACGGATGTTCAACGTGATCAGTCCAG TGCCTGCCGTCCTGACGCTGGAGCCCAGCACGGCCCACCCCGAGCTGCTCATCTCCGATGACCTGCGGAGCGTGCGGCTGAGTGACACATGGCAGGAGCTGCCCGACAACCCCGAGCGCTTCGATGACTGCGTCAGCGTGCTGTCTGCCCAGGGCTTCGACTCGGGCCGCCACTACTGGCAAGTGGAGGTGGGCAACAAGACCATGTGGGACGTGGGTCTAGCCAAGGAGTCGGTCAACCGCAAGGGTAACATCATCCTGTCGCCCGAGGATGGCTTCTGGACCATATGGCTGCGTAATGGCAATGAGTACGAGGCCCTGTCCACCCCATCGGCCTTCCTATCCCTCCGCACCAAGCCCAAGACCATAGGGGTTTTCTTGGACTACGAGAAGGGTCAGGTCTCGTTCTACAATGCCGACGACATGTCTGTTATCTACACCTTCACCGACTGCTTCAGCGAGAGACTCTTCCCCTACTTCAGTCCCGGTGAGGGAGATGGCGGCAAGAACACGGAGCCCCTGAAACTCTGTGGCCTTCGCTTGTAG